DNA sequence from the Prolixibacter sp. SD074 genome:
ATCGGGAAATTTCCCATTCTTTTTAAGAACAATTTGAATGGCTAATCCGAAGATTGCCAGGGAAACAAGAGCAATAGCCAGTAAAATTACCTTTATTAATCCCATAACTTCTCTTTTCTCTGCCGCAAAGATAGTTCAAATATGATTCGGGTAATCTATATTTCTGAAAATTTGAAGAAGTGTAGAATAATCGGAGGATGCTGTAGTTTCGATGCCCTTCGCCTGCAATAGTTGCTGCGCGGCTTTCAACAATGATTCCGTGGAGTAATCCTTCTCATGTACAAAATTGAGATATTTAAGAATCCAGAAGGCGTTGAAGCGATGGACGAAGCGCTTGACAAAAGTTGTCTCGCTGGAACAATTGGCCTGTAGTTCAAGAATCGCGTCAATGGATTTTGATTGATGCAAAAACTGACGAAGAGGCAAGGTGAAATCTTCAATTGTTTCGGCAAGTTGTTGTTCGTTCAGGGTGTAAAGTTTGTTTACTTTTCGGAAAAACGGCCGCAGGTCACTGAAAGCCTGAAATGAATAAGTAGTCTCCAAAGAATCTTCACCCGAAAGGAACTGGGCCAGCTTTGGGCCGGTTCCAAACGGCACCCGGTCGGATGTTCGGATTCCCGGAAAGACCAGTGGTTCATTAATTTCGCCAAAGGTTCCCAGTTGGACGACTTTATGTAGAAAATAGAAATCTTCGCCTGCCTTTTTGCGGTTCATTCCTCCCTGTTTTACGTAAGCTCCGGCACGGACAGAAAAAGCAGAGCCCACTGTATAAATCGCATTGGGATAGCCGGTTATTTGCATGGCATGCCGGTAGTAACGCATGTATAATTCGTACCGGGTAATTCCTTCGCGGAGGCCGGAATCCAGACCTGGCTCCTGCAGGTCGTGTTCGAATCCGATGGTGAGGAGCTGGCATTTTTGGCAGCCTTGAAACGCCTCCTCAATAGCCACAAAGAAGTTGGGCGATACGCGGCAGTCTGCGTCCAGCGAAACAATGATTCCGTTTTCATTTCCCGCAAGGTTGAATCGGTGAATGGCCTCATCCATGCCAATTTTACGCGCCCAGCCCGCACCTGCCCATTTTTTTTTCAGTTCCGAAACATGTATCAGGTGAAAAGAGACTTTCCCGGAAGGAAGATTCATCCTCCAGGAATGAAATTGATTGAGGGTTTGTTGGTTAACTTCCAAGGCT
Encoded proteins:
- a CDS encoding glycosyltransferase family 2 protein gives rise to the protein MHSFDSYLKKHAGFPPFMNEKPEDNLSCCVVIPCYREPELFRTLESLLSATPPSLPTEVIAVVNSPEEAPSEALEVNQQTLNQFHSWRMNLPSGKVSFHLIHVSELKKKWAGAGWARKIGMDEAIHRFNLAGNENGIIVSLDADCRVSPNFFVAIEEAFQGCQKCQLLTIGFEHDLQEPGLDSGLREGITRYELYMRYYRHAMQITGYPNAIYTVGSAFSVRAGAYVKQGGMNRKKAGEDFYFLHKVVQLGTFGEINEPLVFPGIRTSDRVPFGTGPKLAQFLSGEDSLETTYSFQAFSDLRPFFRKVNKLYTLNEQQLAETIEDFTLPLRQFLHQSKSIDAILELQANCSSETTFVKRFVHRFNAFWILKYLNFVHEKDYSTESLLKAAQQLLQAKGIETTASSDYSTLLQIFRNIDYPNHI